AGGCGAGATACGGTGCCGACCCAATCATTCTTCAAGCAGGATGGAGAGTTCACGTCCATGAGAAAAGGTTCGATGAAACAGGCCATGCGATCGCGGTTGGCGCTCGTTACGCTGCTCGCCATAGGCGCGCTCGGCCCACTCAATGCGCTCGCCCAAATGCCGGCGCGCTTCTATTGGGATACGCTGTCGGGCGCAAGCGCGGTGCCGCTTATTTTCGAATCGATCAGCGGCAACACCAACCCCTTCGATCCGGCGCATATCGTGACACCGGGCGCGAACTTCGACGCCACCATGGCCATTGCGGGTTACGCGCGGACCTTCTCGTTGTTCGATCGCGCGGCCATGGCGGCGATCCTCCTGCCCATGGGGCGAATCTCGGGCGACGTGACCGTCGCCGGCAGGACCTTCAACCAGTCGGCCAGCGGCTTCGGCGACCCGATGCTCGAATTCAGCATGACTGTCATCGGCCCGCCGGCGCAGAAGAACATCCCCGATGTCATCCGCTACGAGCCGGGGTTCACACTGAAATTGCTCGCCGACCTGGCGCTGCCGATCGGCGAATACGACGACGACCAACCCCTGAACATCGGCCAGAACCGTTGGTACGGGCGCTTCGGTCTGCCCATCGTCTGGCAGCTTGGCCCCTGGGTGCCGGGCCGGCGCACGACCTTGGAATTCCTGCCCGCCGTTTGGCTCTTCGGCGACAACACCGACTATGTCGGGCAGACCTTGTCGACCGATCCCATGTTCCAGCTGGACGCACATCTGACGCGCGACTTCACCGAGCACCTCTGGGGCTCGCTCGATGCCGCCTGGTACAACGGCGGCAAGGCGACCGTCAATGGCGTCCAGGGTGAGGCACTCGACAACATCGGGATCGGGCTCACCCTCGGCTATGCCGTCAACGACAACCTGAATCTGACCCTCGGCTACAAGTCGACGATCAACGACGACGCACCCGGTGATCTTCGCATGGACGGCTTCATGGCTACTCTCGTCTTCGGTTGGCACCCGCTTCTCGAAGGCTCGCGCAGGCTCAAGAGCGAGTAGCGGCGGTCCTGCCCGAGCATGAGCGAGAACGGGTGGCCCGAAGCGCCCTATTTCGATCAGCGAAAGACACGGCTTGGCCTCGTCGACGGGCGATGTATGAGCAGCCCCCCGACGCCGTGCTCCCCGCGAGCACGGACGCAATCAGAGACGCGCGATCGGGAGATGAAGGCGCTCCAGCGCTCGGCATCGAGCCTGAAGTGTTGCTGATCGGCCAGGGTCTCGTCGGCGCGCTCCAGTGCGCAAAGGCCGAGCGACGTCGATCACCCGAATCCGATCACCCCCGACAGCGTGATCGGGTTCGATCGCAAGTATCCGAAAGCCCGTCAGAAGCCCGGCGGCGCCTTCTCCCAGGGGTAGCCTTTTGCCGCCATGTCGTAGCCGGTCTTGTAGAGGGCGCGCATGAACTCGGTATCGAACTCCTCCCGATGCGGTGCATTGAAGCTCGCGGGGACATAGGCCAGGTTGAAATCCACACCGTCGCGCTGGCTCGTCAGATAGATCCGGTACAGATCGCCGATGCCCTGGGTGTGGATGAGCGATGAGATCGCCCGACCGGCGATGCTCATGGTCCGGCGGTCCACTTGAGCCCATTCCGGGTCGAGACGCGCGTTGCGAATGATATAGGCCCGCCGCTCGCGCTGAGTGCCGAGCTTGCGGGAGAGCGCTTCGATGTCGAGTGAAGGCGGATAGACGAAGACCTGCGACATGGTGCCGCCGTCCACATGCATCTCCTGGTAGGCCTGCCCGTTGGCCTCGACATCGATCATGACGGGCGGGAAGGCGCCGGGGATGGATGCGGAGGCGATCATGAGGGACCGGAACAGGTCGAGCGCATTCGGATCTTTGCTTGCAGCGATCTTGGTCAGATTCCAGAGCACCGTCTGGCGTGCATCCAGGTCCACGGTGGCGACGAACAGCAAACGCCCTTTTTCGTACTCCCGCGCTATGGCATCAAGCAACGACTGATCGACCTCCCTGCTGACCAATTTCCAGAGTGGGGCATTGTCCGCCAGGGCGTCGTTCGTCACCGCAGCCAATAAAGAGCGCGGCCTGGCGATGTCCGTGGGGCCGGTCGTCGTATAGAAGCGTTTGAGCTGCTCGTCGTGGGCCGGGCCGAGAAAGGCAAAGGGCGCAATGAGGGCACCGGTGCTGACGCCGGTGACCAGTTTGAATTCCGGCCGATCGCCCGCCGCGGTCCAGCCGTTGAGCAGCCCGGCGCCAAAGGCGCCGTTGTCGCCGCCGCCCGAGACGGCCAGGAAGGTTGCGGGGGGCAAGCCGCCGTGTTGGCCGCTGGAGGCCATGAGCGCCTGCTCGCGCCGCACCGAGGCGATGCCCTCGCGCTGGAGTGCCTCGGTGTCGATGCCGACACGGTAACGCACCTCGGCCATGCCGGGGATAACGGCTTGGTCGGTGAAGGCGGTCGGCACCGCGTCCTTCCGTACCGGTCCCGCGCAGCCTTGGGCGAGCAGAACGGCCGTCATCGCGATCAAATAAAAAACGTGTTTCAAGGTCATCTTGTTTCGCCTCTTGGGCCTCTGGATGTGTATCGCCTAAACCGCGTCTCTGCTAAGGGCCGTGGTCGCACCAGACGTTGACCTCACTCGAAGTGGTGTTCATTCTCTCTCCACGTTCAGCAGCCGATGCCCGGCTCCAAGAGGGGCTACACCGCTTCCCCGGGAAGCGGTCGCCCCGATTGACTGTCGCGCGCAGAATGGATGTGGATCAGCGAACCCCGACGCGATTAACGGGACCGCCCAGGTTGCGGCCGACACCACCGCTGTAGCCGACCCCGGCCTTGCCGGCACCCGCTCCGGGCAGCACGCCGACGCCCGAGGCCGGCCCGCCGACCCCGCCCGCCCCGACACCGGGCGTCACCGCCCGGGCCGTGGTGCGTCGCGCCACGCCCGCATAGCTCACCGGTGTCGCCGGGGCGCCGACGACGGCCTCGGCGTTGGCGATCAGACCGAGACGGGCACCGGGAACCATCTGCCCGATGATCAGCCACCCGGCCAACGCCAGGCCGAGGATAGCGATTTTATTCATAAGCTTACTCGTCATTTGCTTTCTCCAATAGGTGCGCCGGGGGGTAGCTCGTCGAGGTCCATGAGGTCATCGGGTTCCAGCCTCCGTGCGCCGGCGGGCGGGATGAATGCAAAGGCATCCGCCGCCGGCTCGACATCGGTCTTCCAGTCCTTCACATGCAGCGTGTACTGAGGGGCGCTGTTCATCGTCTTGCTGGTGATGACCAGCTTGCGCGGGATGGGGTGTTCCCCGACCTCCACCCAAAGCTGCCAGTCGGTGTCGAGATTGCGGAAGGCGAGATGCTCGCATTCAACCCCGTCGATGACGCCGCGGCCGATATGCTTGGCCTCCAGGACCCCGTCCACGAGCACCTCGTAGCTGTTGGACAGAAGCAGATCGGCACCCGGCAGCGCGACACCGTGGCCGGCCCGCAATGCCTCGATCAGATCATCGACGCTGGCCGGGCCGTCGAACTGGGCATAGGCGTTGATGTGCTTGCCCAAGACGCTCACGGTCTTGCCGTCGAAGATCATCTCGACTTCGGCATAGCCGCCGATACGGTGGGCGCGCAGCTTGTCCGGGCGGCTCAAGAGGACCCCACCGGAGTTGGTGAATTGGATCTTTTCCAACTGCGGGGTGATGACCTCGATGGAGCTGTCGAAGTCGAGCGCGATGGTCGTCTGGCTAGCCACATAGTCCGACATCGACTTGAGGATCGTCTTCGCGTCGTCTGGCTCGGCCTGCGCTTGGGCGAGCGTTCCCGCCGCGCTCAAGGCCATTGCGAGGACGATCACGCGGGTCGCCGGGCGGCCGCGCTTTTCGGGTTGGATACTGCTGCTCGATCGCGCAGTAAGGTCGCTCGTCATGGGTCGGACTCCTCTGGGTGTTGCCGATGCGTACTCGGCTTGGTCGGTGTTAAACCGCGCCCAGCGCGGTATGTGATGTTTTTGGATGGGATTGGTCTCGGCAGACGCGACGATCGTCGGAGTCGGCGCGGTTTAACGTTTCAAAAAATATGAAATTTTAAACCGCGTTTCCACCAAGGTCGGTGATATCCCCAAGGCCGAAGACAACCTGAAAATGATGCATATCGCTCCGGACGCGGTTGAGGGTCGGTTGTCTTGGATATCGGCATCCGGCGGCGGTCTGCGTTGCCGACGCCATTGCCGATGCCGTTCCCAACGGCAGGAACCACCGGGTGTCGGGGATCAGGACCTGACCGCGGACACCGACCTCGAGGTCAAGGTTGGCGGCGACGCTCGGCAGCCACAGATAGGGTGCAAGCTGAACGTGCCAGCGGTCATCTTCCGGATCAATGACGCTCGACGCGTGCGATTGATATTTCACGACAAAATGACCCAAGACCGGAGCGTGCGCCACGGCGAGGCTTGGAGCCTCGATTAAGGCAACTCCCAGGATAGTACGCTCAGTCCGGCTGATGCGCCGAGCGCCATGCGACCGGGGTGGTTCCCGACCAGCACCGAAAGGCGAAAGGCACGGGAGAATGCCGTGACATCCGCATACCCCAATGCGCTCGCCACGTCCCGCGTGGCCAGACGGGTATCGCGCAAGATGATAGGCGATCTCGGAGCGGGTTTGGCCCAGCAGCGCATGGAAGCTGGTGCCTGGATCCCGAAGTCGACGATTGAGTGTGTGTCGATGCATCGCGAAGAGCCGGGCCACCTGTTCCAGACCGACGTCGTCCGGGCCGGCACCCGCGATCAGTCGTCGGCGCAGAAGATGCCGAACCCTCTGGGCAAACGTCATGCCGGCCAAGGCTTCGAACGCCTCCAGGTCTTCGATTGCCTGCGAGAAGGCAAGGGCATTCGGGCTCCGGAGCGGTCGGGCCAGATCGGCCGAGGGGAAGACAATGGCGGCGTGCGGGGCGCCGAATCGCAGGCGGACCCGGAAATGTGCCTGGTATGGCACCGTCTCTGCGGGTCGATTGCGGGGCAGGCAGACCTCGCTCGGCTTCCACGCCGGACCGACCAATGCCTTCACGAGGTTCCGCATGATCGCCACGGTGCCAGATGAGCCGGGCAAGCGTTGGCTCGAGGGGTTCGCCATCGGGTTTCAGCACGTCGGCGGCGTGATAGAGCAGGGGGCCGAGTTGGACCGTTCCACCGGCGTCATAGATCGCACGGCTGGCCAAAATGATATCGTCAAGATGAGGCCGACGCCCCGAGAAGGCGTCGTGTTGCCTCGTCCGGGCCGCTGCCCGGAGGAATTGGAGCATAGCGATGACCACCGATGATCTGAGACTCGCCGCGCGCGGCGATGCCCACGCCTTGGCGCGTCTCTCCGCGGCACTCAAGGCGCAAGACCTCGGGGAACTGGCCGACGCAGCGGTTGCACTTGAGCCGGCCGAGACTGCGCGCCTGATCTTGCAGCTGCGACCGCGGCGTGCTCGGGTGCTGTTGACCCTCTTGGACGATACCCCCAGCCTGGCGCTCCTGCAGGCCCTGGATCCCTCCGTTTCGGATGTCCTGCTCGATCGCGAGCAGCAGGCGCGGATTGCAAAGATCGTTGCCAAGCTGCCGGTCGAGGACGCAGCGGACTTTCTCGCCGAGTCGCCGCGCGACCTGGTGGAGGATACGCTGGCGGCGCTCGATCATCCGCCTGAGCTGGTGCGGGCCTTGGACCATCGCAACGAGACGGCGGGGGCCCTGATGCGTCGTCGTTTGGTGGCGGTGCCGCTCGATTGGACGATCAGTCAGGTGGTCAACGAGATCCGCGAGCAATCCAATCGCATCGATCGCTTGTACGCGGTGTACGCGATCGATTCGGAGCGCAGGCTGCACGGCTATTTGAAAGTCCGTGATCTGCTTTTGTTGGCGCCCGAGACCCGGGTCGGCGATGCCATGCACAGGGACACCATCATGGTCTCCGCCGGCATGGATCGCGCCGAGGTCGCGCGCATCGCCGACCGTGCCCAGCTCCCGGTAATCCCGGTCGTCGATGCGGAGCTTCATTTGCTCGGACGGGTCACCGGCGACGAACTCAGGGCGATCGATCGCGCCGAGGCCGAGGAGGACATGAAGCTGATGGCGGGTCTGGCCCCCGATTCGAGTGCGGCAGACGGTCCGCTCCAGATCGTCCCGCGACGATTGCCTTGGCTCGCCGCGGGACTCCTCGGCTCAGGCACGGCCTCCTTTGTCGTGGGCTCCTACGAGGACGCACTGACCGAGGCGGCCATCCTCGCGAGCTTGATCCCGATCGTGATGTCCTTGGCCGGAAACGCCGGGATTCAGGCCTCGACCGTTACCGTGCAGGCCCAGGCATCGGGTGGATTCTGGATCGGCGATCTGGGCGGGCGGATCCTGCGCGAGATTGGCGGTGCCCTCCTCAACGGACTCATCGTCGGAATCCTCGTGGCGCTCGCCATCCTCGGGATCGCCGAACTCATACCGATCGAGCGCCCGCTCGATCTGGGGTTGACTGCGGCCTTGACTCTGGTGGCCGTGACCACTCAGGCGGCGACCATCGGTTCGCTCGTCCCGGTGGTCCTTGAACGTTTGGGGTTCGATCCAGCGGTGGCGACCGGCGTCTTCATCACCACGTCCAACGACGTGATGGGCGTTCTGATCTTTTTTGTGATTGCGACTGCGGTCTATCTTTAGACTTTAACCGCGCCCAGCGCGGTGTGCCATGTTTTTGGATGGGATCAGCCTCCGCAGACTTGACGCGCGTTGGAGTCGGCGCGGTTTGAACCGGCCTGCCTCCGGCCCGGGATAGGGATAGTCGCGCCGGTGAGCTGAGATGCTTTCCTGGAACGGATCGACCGACGTGTGGGGCAACTCAAGTCGCCCTTACGGACATGCCCTCTTTTTTATCCTTTAAGCGCAATAAGGCGCTTGAGGTTCCATCCCAGACACACCAGCGCCCACTCGCCCTGCACCGCACGCAGACCGCGCAACAGGAATTGGCGAAAGCCCTGCACTTGCTTGATGCCGAAGACGGTCTCGACCGTGGCCTTGCGTTTGGCATAGCGGGCCTTGCCGTCACGGGTGCGCAGCCGATACGCAGTAGCCTCGGCCGGTGTCGGCTGGCCTTGGGGGGCGGGCGGGTCGTCGGCGAGCCGCTCGGCCAGGGGCATCAGTTCCTCGACCTCGCCCTTGAGCTGTTCCTCCAAGCGGCGCGACTCGGTGGGAAGCATTCCCAATCGTTCCGATGTGGTTCGGCTGGCCTTGGAGGCATATCTTGGCGTTGAACCGAGCGAAGCAGGCATCGGCGACGATAGGCCCAAGGGCAGTAATCAAAAGCGCCGGTCGTCTCGCGCGGCCTAGAACTTGTTGGGCCACGGAGGCTATAGCCGGGCCACCGGTGGGCCACGGGCTTAACCGAGGCCATCGCCGGGAGTGAAGGCAGGAATCAATTGAACATGCGCCGAGGAGGCGCGAAAGACGGTAAAAGCGGACGAGATAGCCGGCCTGATGGCAATCAGGATTTACGATAACTTATTGAGATTAGAAGCGATTTGGCGCGCCCGACAGGATTCGAACCTGTGACCCCAGCCTTCGGAGGGCTGGATCCCTAAACAAAAACAACGGCTTGCCAGACGCCCGCACCGTAAATGGCACATGCCGACACATGCAATTCCATACAGAATGGCACATAAACAGGCACAGACAATTCGGCCTCGGGGGACAGCCTCGCTTCCATCTCGAGGGGCAGGGGTCATCCAGTCGATGACGGCGATGCAATGACGCTAATTCCGCACATGCCTGAAGCGTTCAGCGCACGGGAGGATACCGGAGAGGCAAGGGGGAGGGTAGCCGGGGCCTCTCACGCTGGATGACCCAACGGGTGATTGGGATTGATTGGATATATTGTCGTTGTCGTAGTCTGGCTACGACTGGGAGAATCAGATCAAATTGACTTTTCTTTGAGAAAGTTATATCAATCGTAGTATGGCTACGACTGGCGCAAGCAAGTTAAATACGCTCTACACCCGGCTGGCGCCGGGGACGCCGCTGACCTCGGAGGACCTCGCGGCGCTGGGCATCTCCGCAGACCTGGCCGTTCACTACGTCCGGGCGGGGTGGCTCATGCGCCTGGCGCGCGGCGTCTACTGTCGCCCGAACGAGATCCTGGCCCTGCATCCCAGCCTGCTGCTGTTGCAGCGCAGATTCGACGGTTTACATATCGGCGGCAAGTCGGCATTCGACTGGTACGGCCTGCGCCAGTACGTGTCGCAGCAACCTGTGCTGCACCTGTACGGCTGGATGGCGGCGCGCCTGCCGGAGTGGTTCACCGCGCATTTTCCGGCCGAGTATCACCGCAAGCGCCTCTTCGCCGAGCAGCCGGACGCCTTGCTGCACGTCGGCCCTTTCGAGCAGCGCAGCGGGGCGCCGCAGGTTTCGGTGCCGGAACGCGCGTTGCTGGAGCTGTTGAGCGAAGTCGGCGTGCGCCAATCGTTGCAGGAAGCCCGCGAACTTGTCGAAAGCGCCTACAGTCTTCGCGCCGACGTGCTGCGAGAACTGTTGCAGCACTGCACGAGTGTGAAGACCGTCCGGCTCTGTCTCCAGCTCGGCCGCGAAGGTTCGCTGCCATGGGCCGTCAAGCTCGATCCGGCCAAGCTGCCGACGGGCAGTGACCGGCCTTGGGTGTCCCGATCGGCCGACGGCCTCTTGGTGCTCAAATCATGAATCCGGTCTATCTTGATACCGCGCGTCTGCTGACGCAGGTTGCGCCGTTGGTGTTCGTGGATGACACCTTCGCGTTGAAGGGCGGCACGGCGATCAACCTATTCGTTCGCGACATGCCGCGCCTGTCGGTCGATCTCGATCTGGTCTTTCCCGACCATGCACCGCCGCGCGAGGAGGCACTGGAGCGCATCAACGACGCCATCCGGCGGGCTGCCGAGCGGTTGATGAAGCGTGGGTTCCAGACGCATGCGCCGGCGGCAGATGCCGGCGAAACCAAGCTGCTGGTGCGTCGTGGTCGTATCGAAGTCAAGATCGAAGTGAATTTCGTGATGCGCGGCACAGTGCAGCCGGTGCGTCGCGCCTCGCTCAGGCCTGTCGCCCGTGACCTGCTGATGGCCGACCTGGACATCCCGGTGGTTTCGCTGGAGGACGTGTACGGCGGCAAGCTGGTCGCGGCGCTGGACCGACAGCACCCGCGAGACCTGTTCGACGTGATGCAGCTTTTCGCGCATGAGGGCATCACTCCCGGTATCCGGCGCGCCTTCGTTGTCTATCTGGCGAGCCACAACCGTCCGGTACATGAAGTGCTATTTCCACCGCTGCGCGACATCCAACACGACTACGCGCACAACTTCGCGGGCATGACCGCCGAGTCGGTGCCGCTCGATGCATTGCTCTCCGCGCAAGAGCGCATGGTTCGCGAACTCCAGCAGGGGCTGGACGACAACGAGCGACGCTTCCTGCTGTCGCTGGTCGCCGGCACGCCCGACTGGTCGCTGCTGGGCATCGCACATCTCGAACATCTGCCGGGCATCCGTTGGAAGCTTCACAACTTGGCGCAGTTGCAGAAGACCAATGCGAAGAAGTTTGCCGTGCAGGCCGATCTGCTCGCCGCCAAGCTGGCGGACAGTACGTCGCTGGCGTCTCGGGAGCATTGAAAGCAGAGAGCAGGTGTTGTTTCCAAAACGATGTGGTCACGAACTTCTAGAATTCGCCCACCTCACCATCGGCCATCTATCCCACGATGCGACACCGCCTAACGGGTGTTCGCAAGGTCTGAGCGAACCAGACCGGCCACCGAGCCGAGCCAGCCGACCGATCGCTGTGCCCCAGCAATGGTCACTGGCTCTGGGAGGTCTGAGAGGAAGAACACGGCCATGAACAGCCAGCGGCAGAGGGAATAACTGCGTCGGGTGAGAGTCGGCTCCAATGCGGGAAGCTGTCATTCCACAACGGGGCTTCGTTGGCGACTGATGGCCGTCAGCGAAGGGTCTGTTTGCGACGTAATTGACTAGAAAGTGGCAATTCGCTTGCCAGTCGATTGCTGCTAATCGCCCGTACCGCGATTGTCATAAGGTGATATCGATACTCCCTTTTTTCACTTACGGTCCGAGGAGCTCGATCTCGTCACGCTCAAACCAGCACGTTTGAATCATGGCATCGCGCGCGAGCGCGGGATCTGCTGCGTAGTAGACGACCGCGAGGCTCTCCTCGGCGCGACTGCAGGTCACATAGAAAAGCCGACGCGTCCGGTCAATCGAGGTCTCCTTGCCGGCCGCTTCATTTTCAAGGTCGGTCTTGCTCTTGTCCTTCACCCCAAAGAGCTTGTCGTAAGCGAACATAAACCCGCGGGCTTCCTCGTCGCTCGCGATGACCATTACGCGCGGGAATTCCAGCCCTTTGACGCCCTGATGCGTGTCGAACTGTGAAACGCCCCGGACATAGCGGTCATATTTCTCGATCTGATCAAACGGCGCCTCGAGCGCTTGACGCCACCCGCCAAGCTCACTGTTGAGATCAATCTCTTCTTCCTCGTCGGCTTCCTCGTTAGCCTCTCCGCCGGGATGACCTTCAGGCACATCTTCGTCGGCGGTCGCGAACGGCACCAGCACGTCGGGGATCGTGAAGAGACGGGTCTCGGCGACATAGCCCAGCACAGCGCGCGCCGAGGGCTGTTCATCGGCCGACACCAGCGCCAGCAGACCCTCGCAGGCCGCTTTGGCCTTGTTGAGAATGTCGGACTGCTTGTCACCGGCATCTTCAAGCGCCTTGCGCTCAAGGAGCGGCGAGGTGCGCCGGACGATCGCGGCGGCTGCGAAGCGGTCGGATGCGCGCAGGGCGGCCACAAGCGGCAGGATCTCGCGCGTGAACAATCCGATGCCGGCGCCGGTCCCCTGGAGGAAGCTCGTCCGAATGCGCTCGACCGAATAGAGCGGTTCGAAAAACGCCTCGAACCCAAAGCGGCGAGCCGACATCAGATGCTCCAGAGCAAGCCTCTTGATCGCCTCCGATCCCGCAGCCCAGGTCTGATCCCCCGTGAACTGCGCCATTTTCGCGGCGATCATGGCTTCGACCGCCGTCTTGTCGGCCGTCGCATGGGGCACAACGAACAGGCGGACGACGCCCACGCGGGCGTCGCTGCGCGGGACCTGTTTTTCACCATCGATGTCGTGGCGAAGCTTATTGATGAGCTCGATGACCCTGGTTGGGCAGCGATGGTTCATGCGTTTGCGTGGCCGCGCCCAGCTCGCGGGGATCGCCTCGGCGAGGCGATCCTTCCCGTCGGCGTAGATGCGCTGCATGAGATCGCCGAAGAGACCAAGGCAGAAAGTATCGCGATACGCCGTCTCGACGTCGAGCAGCACATCCATGAGCCTGCGGCTTGTGTCTTGGCTCTCGTCGATAAGCAGGATCGGAAAGCGAGTGACCAGCAGGCGCCGCAGACCGGGCTTCGCGCCCAGGAAATCGGCCGTCATCGCGATGACCTCGGCATGGCTAAGGGCGTCGCGGGTACGGTTGTCGCCAGTCGGGCTGTAGACGAACCGCGTGATCGCATCGAGCCC
The sequence above is drawn from the Thiocapsa rosea genome and encodes:
- a CDS encoding transporter, producing MRKGSMKQAMRSRLALVTLLAIGALGPLNALAQMPARFYWDTLSGASAVPLIFESISGNTNPFDPAHIVTPGANFDATMAIAGYARTFSLFDRAAMAAILLPMGRISGDVTVAGRTFNQSASGFGDPMLEFSMTVIGPPAQKNIPDVIRYEPGFTLKLLADLALPIGEYDDDQPLNIGQNRWYGRFGLPIVWQLGPWVPGRRTTLEFLPAVWLFGDNTDYVGQTLSTDPMFQLDAHLTRDFTEHLWGSLDAAWYNGGKATVNGVQGEALDNIGIGLTLGYAVNDNLNLTLGYKSTINDDAPGDLRMDGFMATLVFGWHPLLEGSRRLKSE
- a CDS encoding patatin-like phospholipase family protein; the protein is MTLKHVFYLIAMTAVLLAQGCAGPVRKDAVPTAFTDQAVIPGMAEVRYRVGIDTEALQREGIASVRREQALMASSGQHGGLPPATFLAVSGGGDNGAFGAGLLNGWTAAGDRPEFKLVTGVSTGALIAPFAFLGPAHDEQLKRFYTTTGPTDIARPRSLLAAVTNDALADNAPLWKLVSREVDQSLLDAIAREYEKGRLLFVATVDLDARQTVLWNLTKIAASKDPNALDLFRSLMIASASIPGAFPPVMIDVEANGQAYQEMHVDGGTMSQVFVYPPSLDIEALSRKLGTQRERRAYIIRNARLDPEWAQVDRRTMSIAGRAISSLIHTQGIGDLYRIYLTSQRDGVDFNLAYVPASFNAPHREEFDTEFMRALYKTGYDMAAKGYPWEKAPPGF
- a CDS encoding DUF2092 domain-containing protein, with protein sequence MTSDLTARSSSSIQPEKRGRPATRVIVLAMALSAAGTLAQAQAEPDDAKTILKSMSDYVASQTTIALDFDSSIEVITPQLEKIQFTNSGGVLLSRPDKLRAHRIGGYAEVEMIFDGKTVSVLGKHINAYAQFDGPASVDDLIEALRAGHGVALPGADLLLSNSYEVLVDGVLEAKHIGRGVIDGVECEHLAFRNLDTDWQLWVEVGEHPIPRKLVITSKTMNSAPQYTLHVKDWKTDVEPAADAFAFIPPAGARRLEPDDLMDLDELPPGAPIGESK
- the mgtE gene encoding magnesium transporter, yielding MTTDDLRLAARGDAHALARLSAALKAQDLGELADAAVALEPAETARLILQLRPRRARVLLTLLDDTPSLALLQALDPSVSDVLLDREQQARIAKIVAKLPVEDAADFLAESPRDLVEDTLAALDHPPELVRALDHRNETAGALMRRRLVAVPLDWTISQVVNEIREQSNRIDRLYAVYAIDSERRLHGYLKVRDLLLLAPETRVGDAMHRDTIMVSAGMDRAEVARIADRAQLPVIPVVDAELHLLGRVTGDELRAIDRAEAEEDMKLMAGLAPDSSAADGPLQIVPRRLPWLAAGLLGSGTASFVVGSYEDALTEAAILASLIPIVMSLAGNAGIQASTVTVQAQASGGFWIGDLGGRILREIGGALLNGLIVGILVALAILGIAELIPIERPLDLGLTAALTLVAVTTQAATIGSLVPVVLERLGFDPAVATGVFITTSNDVMGVLIFFVIATAVYL
- a CDS encoding type IV toxin-antitoxin system AbiEi family antitoxin, whose amino-acid sequence is MATTGASKLNTLYTRLAPGTPLTSEDLAALGISADLAVHYVRAGWLMRLARGVYCRPNEILALHPSLLLLQRRFDGLHIGGKSAFDWYGLRQYVSQQPVLHLYGWMAARLPEWFTAHFPAEYHRKRLFAEQPDALLHVGPFEQRSGAPQVSVPERALLELLSEVGVRQSLQEARELVESAYSLRADVLRELLQHCTSVKTVRLCLQLGREGSLPWAVKLDPAKLPTGSDRPWVSRSADGLLVLKS
- a CDS encoding nucleotidyl transferase AbiEii/AbiGii toxin family protein gives rise to the protein MNPVYLDTARLLTQVAPLVFVDDTFALKGGTAINLFVRDMPRLSVDLDLVFPDHAPPREEALERINDAIRRAAERLMKRGFQTHAPAADAGETKLLVRRGRIEVKIEVNFVMRGTVQPVRRASLRPVARDLLMADLDIPVVSLEDVYGGKLVAALDRQHPRDLFDVMQLFAHEGITPGIRRAFVVYLASHNRPVHEVLFPPLRDIQHDYAHNFAGMTAESVPLDALLSAQERMVRELQQGLDDNERRFLLSLVAGTPDWSLLGIAHLEHLPGIRWKLHNLAQLQKTNAKKFAVQADLLAAKLADSTSLASREH
- a CDS encoding UvrD-helicase domain-containing protein: MSAADDQFDAEADKTILACLDLDKPRSFFLYAGAGSGKTRSLVDAIRTVCREQGRHLSLTGQKIGVITYTNAACDEIKQRLEFDPRVEVSTIHAFAWSLIARYDTDMRRWLATRLLQDVAELEEAQAKGRAGSKAAADRARSIESKLRRHAGLDAITRFVYSPTGDNRTRDALSHAEVIAMTADFLGAKPGLRRLLVTRFPILLIDESQDTSRRLMDVLLDVETAYRDTFCLGLFGDLMQRIYADGKDRLAEAIPASWARPRKRMNHRCPTRVIELINKLRHDIDGEKQVPRSDARVGVVRLFVVPHATADKTAVEAMIAAKMAQFTGDQTWAAGSEAIKRLALEHLMSARRFGFEAFFEPLYSVERIRTSFLQGTGAGIGLFTREILPLVAALRASDRFAAAAIVRRTSPLLERKALEDAGDKQSDILNKAKAACEGLLALVSADEQPSARAVLGYVAETRLFTIPDVLVPFATADEDVPEGHPGGEANEEADEEEEIDLNSELGGWRQALEAPFDQIEKYDRYVRGVSQFDTHQGVKGLEFPRVMVIASDEEARGFMFAYDKLFGVKDKSKTDLENEAAGKETSIDRTRRLFYVTCSRAEESLAVVYYAADPALARDAMIQTCWFERDEIELLGP